From Deinococcus aerophilus, a single genomic window includes:
- a CDS encoding efflux RND transporter periplasmic adaptor subunit, with amino-acid sequence MTGSVVGAARVRRPRRRWPWVVLGVLLIAGVGSGVYVARTRADTAVAAPTTTTVQVQRGVVRVSVSGPGTLEAGATRTVGADLTATVGAVPPVGERVTRGQLLTRLTSETVEQNVQTAQLNLDKARASLDATRASQASSSAQRGSGVSSAQNAAAQAQQTLAEAQRTLDGQRQLHAIGAVSTQDLNAAQAAVTRAQLALDSARASLGAAQTQSSTGQSSDAENLRGAQIAVQQAEAALTTAQQARANLKVYAPISGVVSTVSADEGTVVNSGATILTILDDTTLNLPVQIDETEIAGVKAGQTADVTLDAYDGQSFTGKVVRVSPGATQSSGISVFTATVSLPNPDGVLRSGMTAEAEIIQSEDRGLLVPSKAIQTVRSRSYVEMPGAAGAEPQRVRVTTGATDGTNTVVTEGLTAGQEVIVPASTRSAGTSGGARNGSGFGGGPPSGGFGGQP; translated from the coding sequence ATGACCGGCAGCGTGGTGGGAGCGGCGCGGGTGCGGCGTCCGCGCCGACGCTGGCCCTGGGTGGTGCTCGGCGTACTGCTGATCGCCGGGGTGGGCAGCGGCGTATACGTGGCCCGCACCCGCGCGGATACTGCCGTTGCCGCGCCCACCACCACCACCGTGCAGGTTCAGCGTGGCGTGGTGCGCGTTAGTGTCAGCGGTCCCGGCACGCTGGAGGCCGGGGCCACCCGCACGGTGGGGGCCGACCTGACCGCCACCGTGGGCGCCGTGCCGCCGGTCGGCGAGCGCGTGACCCGGGGCCAGCTGCTCACCCGCCTGACGAGCGAGACGGTCGAGCAGAACGTGCAGACCGCCCAGCTGAATCTGGACAAGGCCCGCGCCAGCCTGGACGCCACCCGCGCTTCCCAGGCGAGCAGCAGCGCCCAGCGCGGCAGCGGCGTGAGCAGCGCCCAGAACGCAGCCGCGCAGGCGCAGCAGACCCTGGCAGAAGCCCAGCGCACCCTGGACGGCCAGCGCCAGCTGCATGCCATCGGCGCGGTGAGCACCCAGGACCTGAACGCCGCGCAGGCCGCCGTGACCCGGGCGCAGCTCGCGCTGGACAGCGCCCGCGCCTCGCTGGGCGCGGCCCAGACCCAGAGCAGCACCGGTCAGAGCAGCGACGCCGAGAACCTGCGCGGCGCCCAGATCGCCGTGCAGCAGGCCGAGGCCGCGCTGACCACGGCCCAGCAGGCCCGGGCGAACCTCAAGGTCTACGCGCCCATCAGCGGCGTGGTCAGCACCGTCAGCGCCGACGAGGGCACGGTCGTGAACAGCGGCGCGACCATCCTGACCATTCTGGACGACACCACCCTCAACCTGCCCGTCCAGATCGACGAGACCGAGATCGCGGGCGTGAAGGCGGGCCAGACGGCGGACGTGACGCTTGACGCCTACGACGGCCAGAGCTTTACCGGCAAGGTGGTGCGCGTGTCGCCGGGCGCCACCCAGTCCAGCGGCATCAGCGTGTTCACCGCCACCGTGAGCCTGCCCAATCCGGACGGCGTGTTGCGCAGCGGCATGACCGCCGAGGCCGAGATCATCCAGAGCGAGGACCGCGGTCTGCTCGTGCCCAGCAAGGCCATCCAGACGGTGCGCAGCCGCAGCTATGTGGAGATGCCGGGGGCGGCGGGCGCCGAGCCGCAGCGCGTGCGCGTGACCACCGGGGCCACCGACGGCACGAATACCGTAGTGACCGAGGGCCTGACGGCCGGGCAGGAGGTCATCGTGCCCGCGAGCACCCGCAGCGCGGGCACTTCCGGCGGCGCCCGCAACGGCTCCGGCTTCGGCGGGGGGCCCCCCAGCGGCGGCTTTGGGGGACAGCCGTGA